The Salvia splendens isolate huo1 chromosome 21, SspV2, whole genome shotgun sequence genome includes a window with the following:
- the LOC121784958 gene encoding ethylene-responsive transcription factor ERF061-like → MARIQDFSTPFPSQNASEIGFSLSQLILSTNSNTLDSIFSYRENANSVAAVQATEPLGSSVYFRQRDLLRKFSYENPLISVASNPAAGPGYFPTHFSPSKKKLYRGVRQRHWGKWVAEIRLPQNRMRVWLGTYDTAEAAAYSYDRAAYKLRGEYARLNFPNLVDPARIGLGDATRLAALKSSVDAKIHAICQKAKRGRKSRTPKKAESASTTTTESGVVAGSKEAEGSPSSSSVANDEWCSAPPPEMDIEGYSLARLPSFDPELIWEVLAN, encoded by the coding sequence ATGGCAAGAATTCAAGATTTCAGCACACCCTTTCCGTCGCAAAACGCTTCCGAAATCGGATTTTCTCTCTCGCAGCTCATCCTCTCAACGAATTCCAACACGTTGGATTCGATCTTCTCCTACCGCGAAAACGCGAATTCCGTCGCTGCTGTGCAAGCGACGGAACCGCTGGGCTCCTCCGTCTATTTCAGACAAAGAGATTTGCTACGGAAATTTTCCTACGAAAATCCGTTGATTTCCGTCGCTAGTAACCCGGCCGCGGGACCGGGTTACTTTCCGACGCATTTCAGCCCGAGCAAGAAGAAGCTGTACCGCGGCGTGCGGCAGCGCCACTGGGGGAAGTGGGTGGCGGAGATTCGGCTCCCGCAGAATCGTATGCGCGTCTGGCTCGGCACGTACGACACTGCGGAGGCTGCCGCCTACTCGTACGACCGCGCAGCCTACAAGCTGCGCGGCGAGTACGCGCGCCTCAACTTCCCCAACCTCGTGGACCCTGCGAGGATCGGCCTCGGCGACGCCACGAGGCTCGCGGCCCTAAAAAGCTCCGTCGACGCGAAGATTCACGCCATTTGCCAGAAGGCGAAGCGCGGGAGAAAGTCCCGGACCCCCAAAAAGGCAGAGAGCGCCTCCACCACGACCACAGAGAGTGGGGTCGTGGCAGGGAGTAAGGAGGCGGAGGGGTCGCCTTCGTCGTCGTCGGTAGCGAATGACGAGTGGTGCTCGGCGCCGCCGCCGGAGATGGATATTGAAGGGTACTCGCTAGCGCGGCTGCCGTCGTTCGATCCCGAGTTGATTTGGGAAGTTCTTGCGAATTAG
- the LOC121784952 gene encoding DNA primase small subunit-like isoform X3, whose amino-acid sequence MVREEAENTREDMVIDGVENGHKPNYEIPDEFNSNYLKTYYDKFFPFAEMFKWMSYGNDRKHPGCDASYFGRREFSFTLENDIYMRFQSFNKAEELEKAIKYQCPFKIDIGPVYSVDPKKRNSYAQSGDNVFRPVERELVFDIDISDYDDVRFCCKGADVCSACWPLMTVAIKIIDTALREDFGFNHILWVYSGRRGVHCWVCDGKARWLDDGQRAAIVNYLHIHKGNEHSIKKVTLVGQTFHPFMGRSAEVVKEFFEEKFVLNQNLFSDEDRYEKILEMIPDESITSELRGKWQDKKRSRDDINVVRWGQLKHLLQSGKQKMLGVRRCVEEIMFTFTYPRLDLEVSKHMNHLLKAPFCIHPKTGRVCVPFDPKHCEDFDPSSVPTLSRLLEELNMRPLGSGGEINLENTSLGESYRYFKSSFLQPLLKSCKKCILDH is encoded by the exons ATGGTGAGAGAGGAAGCTGAGAATACTAGGGAAGACATGGTAATCGACGGAGTGGAAAACGGGCACAAGCCGAACTATGAAATTCCTGATGAATTCAACTCTAACTATCTCAAGACTTACTATG ATAAGTTTTTTCCATTCGCTGAGATGTTCAAATGGATGTCGTATGGAAATG ATAGAAAACATCCAGGATGTGATGCATCTTACTTCGGGAGAAGAGAGTTTTCATTCACCTTAGAAAATGATATCTACATGCGGTTTCAGtcttttaacaaggcagaagaGCTTGAAAAGGCCATCAAGTATCAATGCCCTTTCAAAATTGATATTGGTCCCGTATACAGTGTGGAT CCTAAGAAAAGAAATTCATATGCACAGTCTGGTGATAATGTTTTCAGACCAGTGGAGAGGGAACTTGTATTTGATATT GATATATCAGATTATGACGATGTCAGATTTTGCTGCAAGGGAGCTGATGTTTGTTCGGCATGTTGGCCATTGATGACAGTAGCCATTAAAATAATTGATACTGCGCTTAGAG AGGACTTTGGGTTCAACCACATTTTATGGGTGTATAGTGGTCGTCGTGGTGTGCATTGCTGGGTTTGTGACGGAAAAGCGAGATG GTTGGACGATGGGCAAAGGGCAGCTATAGTTAATTATCTACATATCCATAAG GGAAATGAACACAGCATTAAAAAAGTTACCCTAGTTGGACAGACGTTTCATCCTTTCATGGG GAGATCTGCTGAAGTTGTGAAAGAATTTTTTGAGGAAAAGTTTGTTTtgaatcaaaatttattttcagATGAAGATAGATATGAAAAGATACTGGAAATGATTCCAGATGAAT CCATTACTTCTGAGCTTCGGGGGAAGTGGCAGGATAAGAAACGCTCGCGTGATGATATCAATGTTGTTCGATGGGGTCAACTTAAACATCTTCTACAATCAGGAAAACAGAAG ATGCTGGGTGTCCGTAGGTGTGTTGAAGAAATTATGTTCACCTTCACCTATCCAAGACTTGATTTGGAG GTCTCAAAACACATGAATCACTTGCTGAAGGCACCTTTCTGCATACACCCGAAAACAG GCCGTGTTTGTGTTCCCTTTGATCCTAAGCACTGTGAAGATTTTGATCCTTCTTCCGTGCCAACCCTTTCCAGG CTTCTGGAAGAACTTAACATGCGGCCTCTAGGAAGTGGGGGTGAGATAA ATTTGGAAAATACCTCACTTGGCGAATCATACAGATATTTCAAGTCATCTTTTTTGCAACCTCTACTAAAGTCTTGCAAG aaatgCATTTTGGACCACTGA
- the LOC121784960 gene encoding abscisic acid receptor PYL8-like, translated as MVGPMLGDRRGGGGASEEDFIRRHHKHDVGENQCSSSLVKHTKAPLPLVWSLVRRFDQPQRYKPFVSRCIAQGDLRIGTVREVNVKSGLPATTSKERLELLDDEEHIFSVRIVGGDHRLKNYSSIITVHPETIDGRPGTMVIESFVVDVPEGNTKDETCYFVEALIKCNLKSLADVSEHLAAQTGDNQ; from the exons ATGGTTGGCCCGATGTTAGGCGACAgacgcggcggcggcggtgcttCCGAGGAGGATTTCATCCGGAGGCACCACAAGCACGACGTCGGCGAGAATCAGTGCTCTTCGTCCTTGGTCAAACACACCAAAGCTCCTCTCCCTCTC GTTTGGTCGCTGGTGAGGCGGTTCGATCAGCCGCAGCGATACAAGCCGTTCGTGAGCCGGTGTATTGCGCAGGGCGATTTGCGGATCGGAACTGTGAGAGAGGTGAATGTGAAATCGGGGCTGCCTGCTACCACTAGCAAGGAGCGCCTCGAGCTGCTCGATGACGAGGAGCACATTTTCAGCGTGCGGATTGTCGGCGGAGATCACCGCCTCAAG AACTACTCCTCCATCATCACCGTTCATCCAGAGACGATTGATGGAAGGCCGGGGACAATGGTGATCGAGTCCTTTGTTGTGGATGTTCCGGAAGGGAACACCAAGGACGAAACATGCTACTTCGTTGAGGCTCTGATCAAATGCAACCTCAAGTCGCTGGCTGATGTCTCGGAGCATCTAGCTGCACAGACCGGTGATAATCAATAA
- the LOC121784952 gene encoding DNA primase small subunit-like isoform X2, giving the protein MVREEAENTREDMVIDGVENGHKPNYEIPDEFNSNYLKTYYDKFFPFAEMFKWMSYGNDRKHPGCDASYFGRREFSFTLENDIYMRFQSFNKAEELEKAIKYQCPFKIDIGPVYSVDPKKRNSYAQSGDNVFRPVERELVFDIDISDYDDVRFCCKGADVCSACWPLMTVAIKIIDTALREDFGFNHILWVYSGRRGVHCWVCDGKARWLDDGQRAAIVNYLHIHKGNEHSIKKVTLVGQTFHPFMGRSAEVVKEFFEEKFVLNQNLFSDEDRYEKILEMIPDESITSELRGKWQDKKRSRDDINVVRWGQLKHLLQSGKQKMLGVRRCVEEIMFTFTYPRLDLEVSKHMNHLLKAPFCIHPKTGRVCVPFDPKHCEDFDPSSVPTLSRLLEELNMRPLGSGDLENTSLGESYRYFKSSFLQPLLKSCKEDIENAHAAKVQQSSNSLSW; this is encoded by the exons ATGGTGAGAGAGGAAGCTGAGAATACTAGGGAAGACATGGTAATCGACGGAGTGGAAAACGGGCACAAGCCGAACTATGAAATTCCTGATGAATTCAACTCTAACTATCTCAAGACTTACTATG ATAAGTTTTTTCCATTCGCTGAGATGTTCAAATGGATGTCGTATGGAAATG ATAGAAAACATCCAGGATGTGATGCATCTTACTTCGGGAGAAGAGAGTTTTCATTCACCTTAGAAAATGATATCTACATGCGGTTTCAGtcttttaacaaggcagaagaGCTTGAAAAGGCCATCAAGTATCAATGCCCTTTCAAAATTGATATTGGTCCCGTATACAGTGTGGAT CCTAAGAAAAGAAATTCATATGCACAGTCTGGTGATAATGTTTTCAGACCAGTGGAGAGGGAACTTGTATTTGATATT GATATATCAGATTATGACGATGTCAGATTTTGCTGCAAGGGAGCTGATGTTTGTTCGGCATGTTGGCCATTGATGACAGTAGCCATTAAAATAATTGATACTGCGCTTAGAG AGGACTTTGGGTTCAACCACATTTTATGGGTGTATAGTGGTCGTCGTGGTGTGCATTGCTGGGTTTGTGACGGAAAAGCGAGATG GTTGGACGATGGGCAAAGGGCAGCTATAGTTAATTATCTACATATCCATAAG GGAAATGAACACAGCATTAAAAAAGTTACCCTAGTTGGACAGACGTTTCATCCTTTCATGGG GAGATCTGCTGAAGTTGTGAAAGAATTTTTTGAGGAAAAGTTTGTTTtgaatcaaaatttattttcagATGAAGATAGATATGAAAAGATACTGGAAATGATTCCAGATGAAT CCATTACTTCTGAGCTTCGGGGGAAGTGGCAGGATAAGAAACGCTCGCGTGATGATATCAATGTTGTTCGATGGGGTCAACTTAAACATCTTCTACAATCAGGAAAACAGAAG ATGCTGGGTGTCCGTAGGTGTGTTGAAGAAATTATGTTCACCTTCACCTATCCAAGACTTGATTTGGAG GTCTCAAAACACATGAATCACTTGCTGAAGGCACCTTTCTGCATACACCCGAAAACAG GCCGTGTTTGTGTTCCCTTTGATCCTAAGCACTGTGAAGATTTTGATCCTTCTTCCGTGCCAACCCTTTCCAGG CTTCTGGAAGAACTTAACATGCGGCCTCTAGGAAGTGGGG ATTTGGAAAATACCTCACTTGGCGAATCATACAGATATTTCAAGTCATCTTTTTTGCAACCTCTACTAAAGTCTTGCAAG GAAGATATAGAAAATGCTCATGCTGCTAAAGTTCAGCAGTCGAGCAATTCCCTAAGCTGGTAG
- the LOC121784952 gene encoding DNA primase small subunit-like isoform X1: MVREEAENTREDMVIDGVENGHKPNYEIPDEFNSNYLKTYYDKFFPFAEMFKWMSYGNDRKHPGCDASYFGRREFSFTLENDIYMRFQSFNKAEELEKAIKYQCPFKIDIGPVYSVDPKKRNSYAQSGDNVFRPVERELVFDIDISDYDDVRFCCKGADVCSACWPLMTVAIKIIDTALREDFGFNHILWVYSGRRGVHCWVCDGKARWLDDGQRAAIVNYLHIHKGNEHSIKKVTLVGQTFHPFMGRSAEVVKEFFEEKFVLNQNLFSDEDRYEKILEMIPDESITSELRGKWQDKKRSRDDINVVRWGQLKHLLQSGKQKMLGVRRCVEEIMFTFTYPRLDLEVSKHMNHLLKAPFCIHPKTGRVCVPFDPKHCEDFDPSSVPTLSRLLEELNMRPLGSGGEINLENTSLGESYRYFKSSFLQPLLKSCKEDIENAHAAKVQQSSNSLSW; this comes from the exons ATGGTGAGAGAGGAAGCTGAGAATACTAGGGAAGACATGGTAATCGACGGAGTGGAAAACGGGCACAAGCCGAACTATGAAATTCCTGATGAATTCAACTCTAACTATCTCAAGACTTACTATG ATAAGTTTTTTCCATTCGCTGAGATGTTCAAATGGATGTCGTATGGAAATG ATAGAAAACATCCAGGATGTGATGCATCTTACTTCGGGAGAAGAGAGTTTTCATTCACCTTAGAAAATGATATCTACATGCGGTTTCAGtcttttaacaaggcagaagaGCTTGAAAAGGCCATCAAGTATCAATGCCCTTTCAAAATTGATATTGGTCCCGTATACAGTGTGGAT CCTAAGAAAAGAAATTCATATGCACAGTCTGGTGATAATGTTTTCAGACCAGTGGAGAGGGAACTTGTATTTGATATT GATATATCAGATTATGACGATGTCAGATTTTGCTGCAAGGGAGCTGATGTTTGTTCGGCATGTTGGCCATTGATGACAGTAGCCATTAAAATAATTGATACTGCGCTTAGAG AGGACTTTGGGTTCAACCACATTTTATGGGTGTATAGTGGTCGTCGTGGTGTGCATTGCTGGGTTTGTGACGGAAAAGCGAGATG GTTGGACGATGGGCAAAGGGCAGCTATAGTTAATTATCTACATATCCATAAG GGAAATGAACACAGCATTAAAAAAGTTACCCTAGTTGGACAGACGTTTCATCCTTTCATGGG GAGATCTGCTGAAGTTGTGAAAGAATTTTTTGAGGAAAAGTTTGTTTtgaatcaaaatttattttcagATGAAGATAGATATGAAAAGATACTGGAAATGATTCCAGATGAAT CCATTACTTCTGAGCTTCGGGGGAAGTGGCAGGATAAGAAACGCTCGCGTGATGATATCAATGTTGTTCGATGGGGTCAACTTAAACATCTTCTACAATCAGGAAAACAGAAG ATGCTGGGTGTCCGTAGGTGTGTTGAAGAAATTATGTTCACCTTCACCTATCCAAGACTTGATTTGGAG GTCTCAAAACACATGAATCACTTGCTGAAGGCACCTTTCTGCATACACCCGAAAACAG GCCGTGTTTGTGTTCCCTTTGATCCTAAGCACTGTGAAGATTTTGATCCTTCTTCCGTGCCAACCCTTTCCAGG CTTCTGGAAGAACTTAACATGCGGCCTCTAGGAAGTGGGGGTGAGATAA ATTTGGAAAATACCTCACTTGGCGAATCATACAGATATTTCAAGTCATCTTTTTTGCAACCTCTACTAAAGTCTTGCAAG GAAGATATAGAAAATGCTCATGCTGCTAAAGTTCAGCAGTCGAGCAATTCCCTAAGCTGGTAG